The genome window TAAAACGCACTTCACCATTTGCATGTGAATATAGGTGGATTGACCCCATTGGCCCTGGTTAAAGACATAAAGATGACAGATAAAGAAGAAGTAGAGTAGGGAGTGAGATTGTTTCTGCTGCCATGACAACCAGGCTGTACCAGCGTTCCCCGTGGGACCTGAGGAGGTGCAGCGGGACACTTCCACCAAAAATCACCCCCATGTCCCGCTCGCTGTGTGTGTGCCGGTATGTGCCTGTGGGTGtgctggtatgtgtgtgtgtgtgtgtgtgtgtgcgtgtgtgtgcgtgtgtgtgtgtgtgtgtgtgtgtgtgtgtgtgtgtgtgtgtgtgtgtgtgtgtgtgtgtgtgtgtgtgtgtgtgtgtgtgtgtgtgtgtgtgtgtgtgtgtgtgtgtgtgtgtgtgtgtgtgtgtgtgtaataaacaATGTTTATGGCTGTGGTTAAGGGCCCATAACTAACTGTCTGTGTCTGATGTGACACCCAGCGTTTAACTGGTTGGCCCGGAGGCAGCATCATAGGCCAGGGAACGCTTGAATATGCACagccaacaaacacacacacacacacacacacacacacacacacacacacacacacacacacacacacacacacacacacacacacacacacacacacacacacacacacacacacacacacacacacacacacacacacacactaagttaAGCTAcagcaacctacacacacacacactgaggaacaACACAAACACATGTGCAGtgctacacacacgtacattctCATGCAGAGCTATAGTCGAACAACagtgaaacacacagaaacagcaaTCCTGACCTTCCAACCAGGAAGAAAAACCACCTTACGAGGTCCTTAACTTCCATAAATCATAACCTCTGAACCAGAGGGCCTCAGTCATGTGACCTCACTCTAATCCATCAGCCatccaatcaatcaaatgttatttgtaatGGCAGCAGGCACTGTGCCAAGTCTCAGTGCTCTTCTCCTCTCTGGCGACAGCTGCTGTGGAAAGTAGCTTTGACCTTTTCCCAACAACTATTATGGTCAAGAAGAACAacgtactgtagcctaccaatgtcTAATCAATCATTCACGTTTTACTGGCCTCTCCAATCATGCCGTTCCACACTCCATCAATCTTCTTCCCGTGCTTTCCATTGGTCACCAAGTAGAGGTCATAGGTGAAACCAACGATCTTGGCCAATCGTTTGAGGATGTCGATGCAGAAGCCCTTACAGCACTGTTTCTTTGGGGGATCCTGGACAGGAATactggagggaggaaggaagagggagacGAGGtgcaggagaggaaagagagggagagagagagagagagagagagagagagagagagagagagagagagagagagagagagagagagagagaggaaagagagagagaggagagagagagagagagagagaggagaaggaaagagagagagagagaggagagagagagagagaggaaagagaggagagagagagagagagaggagagagagagagagagagagagagagacagagagagagagagagagagagagagagagagagagaggaaagaggagggagagagagagagagagagagaggagagagagagaggggagagagagagagagagagagagagagagaggaaagagagggaaagagagagagagagagagagagagagagagagagggagagagggagagagagagagagagagagagagagagaggagagagagagagagaggaaagagaggaaagagagagagagagagagagagagagagagagagggagagggagagagagagagagagagagagagagagggagagagaaagagtgagtgagtgagtgagtgagtgagtgagtgagtgagtgagtgagtgagtgagtgagtgagtgagtgagtgagtgagtgagtgagtgagtgagtgagtgagtgagtgagtgagtgagtgagtgagtgagtgagtgagtgagtgagtgagtgagtgagtgagtgagtgagtgagtgagtgagacaaaGAATGTCTCTCTTCCTCAGTCAGGGCCACACTCCATACAGGACATCACAGTTATGGATTATGACTTTAAGTGAGAGTCAAATTGTGCTGCCACATGATAATTGTGCTCATCCTTCCTAGAGGTGGTGAACCGTGAGGCGTGGACCTCTACTGCAGCTCTATTGTGTCTGTGTCCAATTCAACCCCCATATATCTTCAACTGAATCACATATAACCCTATATACCATCTGGGCTCACACTCACCACTACACGATCGAGAAGGATGAGAGGTTGTGTGGAGAGTGGAGGGTTAATATGTGATTTGTTTGTGTTCAATACACCATGAAAGTGATTATGTCATATGTTGACACCACGTGATCATTACACTGGTGACACATGATATTATGAAGGTCAATCTGTGAAAAACGACAGTTCCATTTTGCTGATGTGTTTGGCTCCTGGGGGGTCTTGTtgccactgtactgtatgtgtgtcacTAGGGGAGGACCCGTATTTTACTGTGTCCTCCAAGACCCTGGACTGTCCCCTGATGAAATGTCCCGGGGTAAGGAATGTATTTTATTGTGTATTGGACAGGAACATAATTGTCTAATTTGACCCGTCACCCCTGCCTTCTGACCTGGCGTTGAGGGGTCGTCGGCAGGGTACAGAGTCTCTGATGCAGGTGTTGGAGGCGGCATCAGCCAGCTCCACGATGACAAACGGACGTTCCTCCAGAGTGACCACGCGCAGGTGCTGGGCGCCATCAGGCGGTTGGAGGAATGGACCGTAACGCGACCACGCTGGATAAACCAAATCCAACTTACCGTTCTCCCACATCCCTACCTGGGGAAAGAGAAGGGGTTGGgttagacaggacacacacaaacacactcccatCAACCAACCCCTGTCACATCAGTCACAGCtttcctgttttgcatgttatttcggcattaatacgtgtcacatatcagtttgcaaacaatgtaaaaaatatatatatcattgagttaataaagccacatacgaacatggtctcttttttttcttgagtaaggcagctccaaaatgcaggtgtttcagcctagctcagtgctttctgtggtggggcaagccagcagaaaatacaaagcattgcgccatgattggctcagtgttctgccatTCATGGGAATACTATGTCACCGCCATGTCTAGAGCTAGAAgattctagccccttgggtgctgtcatagagttacattagaagtgcccatccaagaaggctcagggtcattggccacagataaaatgacgtcaaatcacgttatatgtacagtagctttgattggactgatcatgtcaacatcatactttcaaaatcttaggtagcaagctagacaagcagtcatcatcatgaatcacgtcgacaatctactggaaaATCATTTCTTCcggttcccagttgttttgaaagcatccagagaatgacagactttgatgacataTTTTGacgacaaaatttgcccacgaagggcCGCCGGGCCACCGTCCTGTTCAAGTgaacacagcacaacaaggtgagtccaaaaatgtcttgtatgctgctgcataaattatgtaatatgccagggagatatgtatactgtagctaagaaagtactactaaatgtatgttgtgtagtaagtagTTAGtggcccatgtgcctcaccctaataatttggtctattttcatcTATTAATTTcacctacagttctgacttggtggtgtatatctagcctataacctgtttttgagaaatgtaatcattgaatattgtaagagctatcctacggttctgacttggtgtacaaggAGAAcgctgtaagaacggcccatgttctgaattctgatgctgtacatttcaaaagtgctaaacaaataattatattgactacgtccgtcctaactcgctcattaatgtcatAATCGAAATTACACATTGCcacttatccgcttgtcgtccgcttatgccatagtttgtactgtacatatcaattgtcagtagaaaccacatttgtttaagcaagtcagctgtatcagcaatgttttttttaaaggcagtaaataaggctgaatgaactgtttcgctgccagacaaggctccgctgaaagccaggtgtagcagtggtaatgtGTTTGGACTGCTGTTggaacagctttatgtaggccctaaaagtttgtgggcaccgtttgtcaccgttatagtgcaattcatgtattgtttagtgttgcgttgtgtagtggctttgctggcatacaTCCCACATTACATTTTttcccccaccaagatttacatgctaaaatcgccactgagtGTGCCATCCAGtttattatattgtactgtactgtatgtgaacCAGTGAGTAGAGAAACAACAGGTCTGACAGCGTTTCAACCACATCCACCTCAGACGAAACAGACAGTCAACCGACAGGAAGAGAACATTCAGACCCAGGATTCTCTCAACCACACgcgcgctcgcacacacacacacacacacacacacacacacacacacacacacacacacacacacacacacacacacacacacacacacacacacacacacacacacacacacacacacacacacacacacacacacacacacagcagccaaACCAGGGGTATTGAGATAGCGATAATCCACACACTGCCATAAAGAGTTATTCCAATTTAAGCAATGAGAGACACATAAAGAAGACCTCACACTAGAACTGAACAACAGTGTTCCCTTCAGACTGAGGTCTTTCAACAGCCCTAA of Salvelinus fontinalis isolate EN_2023a unplaced genomic scaffold, ASM2944872v1 scaffold_1480, whole genome shotgun sequence contains these proteins:
- the LOC129849473 gene encoding glutamate receptor ionotropic, NMDA 2D-like, which produces MTEANQTHRVRGRMRYFSNITLGGRDYSFDSDGYLANPVLEVISYTPGKGWEDVGMWENGKLDLVYPAWSRYGPFLQPPDGAQHLRVVTLEERPFVIVELADAASNTCIRDSVPCRRPLNASIPVQDPPKKQCCKGFCIDILKRLAKIVGFTYDLYLVTNGKHGKKIDGVWNGMIGEASKT